The genomic interval GGCTTCAACAAGCCCAAGCGCACGCCGTCTCACCCGACCAAGAGCCATGCGGTTCTCGCCAAGGACGGCGACCAGACCAAACTGATCCGCTTCGGGCAGCAGGGCGTCAAGGGCTCGCCCGATGGCACGAAGCGCAACGAAGCCTTCAAGGCGCGCCACGCTGGCAACATCGCCAAGGGCAAGATGAGCGCTGCCTATTGGGCAGACAAGGTTAAGTGGTAAACTGAAATGGCAGTAGGCAGAAAAACCGGCGGTCGCAGGAAGGGCGTCCCCAACAAGGCCACCACCGAACGGCAGAAGGCAGTCGCCGAAAGCGGGTTGACGCCTCTCGAATACATGCTTGCCGAAATGCGGGACGAGAACAACCCGAAAGACGTTCGCCTCGACGCGGCCAAATCGGCAGCTCCCTACGTCCACCCCAAGCTGGCGGCAGTCGAGTTCAAAGGCGATTTGCAGGTATGGATGCACGAAGAGGCGCTAGGTGAGCTTGAGTGAACGGGAAAAGCAGATCCGGCGCCGGTTGCGCGACGATTTTTCCCACTACGCCCCTCGCTGCCTCAAGATCAGGCCGAAAGACCCTCGTCTAGGCCCGCAGCCGTTCACGCTCAACAAGGCGCAACTCTATCTCCACGGACGTCTGCAAGCCCAGATCGAACGGATGGGCAAGGTTCGGGCGCTGGTGCTCAAGGGGCGCCAGCAAGGCGTGTCGACCTACATCGGCGGCCGGTTCTACTGGCGCACCACCCACAACCGGGGCATGCGCTGCTTCATCCTGACCCACGAGCAGGACGCCACCGACAACCTGTTTGGCATGGTCGACCGGTTTCATGAACATTGTCCGGCTTTGGTCAAGCCATCAACCGGGGCATCGAACGCCAAGGAGTTGTATTTCAACCGGCTGGAGAGCGGTTACGCGGTCGGCACGGCGGGGACAAAAGCTGTAGGGCGGTCGCAGACCATCCAGTTGTTTCACGGCTCTGAGGCTGCCTTCTGGCCCAATGCGTCGACGCACTTCGCTGGTGTCATCCAGGCAATCCCGGACACCCCGGGAACAGAGATCGTGCTGGAAAGCACTGCAAACGGGGTAGGCGGTGAGTTCCACGAACGCTGGCAACAGGCTGAAGCTGGCATAGGGGATTACGAAGCGATCTTCATCCCGTGGTTCTGGTCCGATGAGTATCGGCGCCCGGTGCCGCCCGATTTCGTCATGAGCGAGGAAGAAGCGGCCTATCAGGCGGCGCATGACCTCGACATGGAACAAATGGCATGGCGACGCAACAAGATCGCGGAACTGAAGGACGACATGCTGTTCAAGCAGGAGTACCCGGCGACCGCCGCTGAGGCGTTCCAGATGACGGGGCACGACAGTTTCATCAAGGCGCCATCGGTGCTGGCGGCACGCAAGGCCAATCTTGAAGCCATCGGCCCGCTGGTGCTTGGCGCTGACCCGGCCCGGTTCGGCGATGACCGGTTCTCGCTGGCGCGCCGGCAGGGCCGCAAGGTTCTGCGGCTCGAAAGCAAGACGAAACTCGACACGGTCGCAGGGGCCAACTGGCTCAAGCAGGTGACGGACGAAGAAAAGCCGACGCGGGGCTTTATCGACGTAGGTGGGCAGGGCGCCGGGGTGTTCGATCTGCTGAAGGCGTGGGGCTATGCGTTTGACCCCAGCAAGCCGAACGATCATCGCGGCGTCTGGGTGCCGATTGATTTTAGCGGCTCGCCACAACAGGCGGATCTGATCCTGCCGAGCGGTGAGAAGCGGCCGGGACCATTCAATCGCCGCGCGGAAATGTGGATGCGTTCGCGCGACTGGCTTGAAGAAGCGGGCGGCGCGGACATCCCAGATTCAGACAGCCTCCAGGCCGACGCCTGCGGCCCCGGATACCACTACAATGCCAACAGCTATCTGCTGCTGGAAAGCAAAGAACACATGCGCCAGGTGCGCAAGCTCCGCAGCCCCGATGAGTGGGACGCGGTAGCGCTGACGTTCGCTGAGCCTATCGGTGGAACGCGAGCAAAACCGAAGATTGACCTAATGCCGGCGATCGATCTTCGCGGCGCGAATAATTGGATGGGTGGCTAATGGCCGACGAAGATACCAGCGGCCTCACTGGCGACGCGAAGATCATCGCGGAAGCCAAGAAGCGCTTCGAATACTGCCAAGCGTGGGAAGCCGACTATCGCGAGAAAGAGGGCCACGACCTCAAGTTCGCGAACGGCGACCCTGAGAACAACTGGCAGTGGGAGGAGCAGCTCCGCACCTATCGGCAGGACCGCAACAAGCCGTGCCTGACGATCAACAAGGTGCGCCAGCACAACCTACAGGTGATCAATGACGCCAAGCAGAACAAGCCGGGCGTCAACATTCGGCCGGTTGGCGACGGCGCCACCTATCAGGCCGCTCAGGTCTTTGAAGGCGTTGTGCGGCATATCGAGTACATTTCGAATGCCGAGGTGGCCTATGATACCGCGACCATGTTCCAGGTTGAAAGCGGCACGGGCTACTGGCGCGTTATCCACGACTATCTGCCCGAGAGCTTTGATCAGGAAATCTACATCCGCCGGATCAAGGACCCGGATTCGGTTTACCTCGACCCCGACATTAACGAGGTCGACGGCTCCGATGCGCGTTATGGCTTCGTATTTGAGGACGTGCCGCGCGACGAATTCGAAAAGCAGTATCCGAAGTTCAAGGAGGATGGCGGCTCTACCGTCCTCGGCAGCGCCAACGATGGTTGGATCAGCAGCGAGCACGTTCGGGTCGCGGAGTACTACACCAAGGAACAGAAGCGTGACCGTCTGGTTGCCTTCATCGATCCCTTTACCGGCGCTCAGATCATCAAACTGTGGAGCAAGTTGAAGCCGGAAGCGCGCGAAGTTTACGAAGGCCAGAAGGAAGCCGATCCCGCAGCCGTCTCCGAGCGCAGCGTCCTCCGCGACAACATCATGTGGTACAAGATTGCGGGGAACAAGATTGTGGATCGTCGGGAGTGCCCCGGCACCTATATCCCGATTGTTCGCGTCATCGGCGAAGAGACCATCATTGACGGGAAGATGGACCGCAAGGGCCACACCCGGTACATGAAAGACGCCCAGCGCATGTACAACTACTGGTCGTCGGAAGCGACGGCGCAGGTGGCGCTCCAGACCAAGACGCCGTGGGTTGTGCCTGCCGAGGGCATTGAAAATCTTGAGGAGTACTGGAGCCGCGCCAACGTCGATAACGCGGCCGTGCTCCCGTACAACATGTACACCGAAGACGGGAAACAGCTTGGCAAGCCGGATCGCGTGCAACCGCCGGTAATGGCCAGTGCTTATGTTCAGGGCATGCAGATCACCCAGAACGAGATGATGATGTCCTCGGGGCAATATCAGTCCCAGTTCGGGCAGAACGAGAACGCCACGTCGGGCCGCGCCATCAATGAGCGCCAGCGTCAGGGCGATAACGCGACGTACCACTTCATCGACAATCTTGGCATTGCCATCCGGTTCACCGGCAAGATCCTCATCCAGTGGATTCCGCTGATTTACGACACGCAGCGCGTGGTCAAGATCATGGCCAAGGACGGCACCGAGAGCGAGGTCCAGATCGACCCGCAGCAGCCTGCGGCGGTTATTGAGCAGCAAGTTGCGGAGAAAGAGGCGTCCGTCATCTTCAACCCGAATGTGGGGCGCTACGAAGTGCAGGCCGATGTTGGCCCGGGCTACGCCACACGTCGACAGGAAGCCTTCAACGCCATGACGCAGATCGCGGCGCAGAACAAGGAATTCATGCAGATCGGCGGCGACCTGCTGTGGAAGGCGGCGGATTTCCCGATGGCCGATGAGCTTGCCGAGCGGTGGCAGAAGACTATTCCGCCGGCACTGCTTGGCGATGGGCCAAATCCGGCCGAACAGAAGCTGGGCCAGCAACTCGACCAGGCCATGGGCATGATCGAGGAGCTTCAGGGTAAGCTCAAGGACCAGGAAGTCGACAAGGCCGTCAAGGTGCAGGATTCCAACATTCGCGGGTTCGATGCCGAGACCAAGCGCATTGCCGCAATCGGGAACGCTGGCCCGTATGTGACCATGGATCAGGTGCAGCCGCTCATCATGCAGACGATCATGCAGATGCTCGGCAATGGCGCGCCCGGTGAGGGCGGTTTGCCCATGCCGGCGCCAAGTATGCCGGAACCCGCTCCGATGCCGCCCATGGGGCAGAATTTGCCACCGGAGAACGGTTTCGTCCCCGAGCCGATGATGCCGGGCGCGCCGCCGATGCCGCCGGGCGCATTCCCGCAGGGAGGGTTCTGAAATGCAGAGCAACGTTCGCGCCGGGGACGTCCCGGAGCTCATTCGCAAGACCGCCGAGGAATTCTGCGGCGCGTTCTATGACGGTCCCCGCACGGCCAAGTTCCGGCATATTGGGGTATCTCAGAAGGCGTTCATTCGTCGGCACTGGGGGGAATACGTGCCGCAGGCCGTTGAGGTGCTGTCCTCGATGCTGGGCATGGAAGGCGTCCCCGACAACCAGAAGACCGAAATCTACGATGCGCTGATCTCGCTTCAGATGCTGGTGCGGGAAGGCAAGAACGACCTGTCACTGGGAAGATGGAAATGAAAGCACCGAAAGTAAGCGCGGCGCCGCTGCGCAAGGCCGGCGGCAAGCCGACAAACGAGAAGATGCCCACGTCTGGGACCATCGTCAAAGGTGGCGTGACGAGAGGAAAGGGGCCGTCGATTGCCCCGGATCGTCGCTGGGAAGTCGAGGACGCGATGCGCACCATCATGCGCGCCGAGGAACTGAAGGCCAATTCGTCGCTGATGCGCGATGTTCGGAAACATGCCGCCGAGCAGGCCAAGCGCATGGAAACGGTGTGCAAGAAGTGAGGGCCATCTGAAATGGCGCGCGTCAAATCGAACAACATGCCTTGGCCTCTGGTCAACAAGAAGACGGTCGGTCGCGGCGGCGGCGCTCCGGGCAGCTATAAGGCTGGCAAGGATGACGCGTCAGTGTCCAGCGCCAAGGAAGCAAAGGCAGCGGCCGACGCCAAGGCTTACATGAAGACGAACCCGGGCCCCGCTGGCAAGGTCGGCGCGCAGAACATCATGGCCGACTACGACGCAAAGCAGAAGGTCGGAACCTCGAAATATCGTGAGCGCAACCGCTCAACTGCCCCCGCGAAAGCCCCGCGCAAGGCGGTGGGCAAGTGATGCGCCTTATGGACCGGGCGTTGCTGGACAAGTGGGAAGCAGCCGAGCGGTCCGAGCCGGGGCGCTTCGCTCGCCCGTTCATTCTTGGGCAGCACGACGATGAGAACGACCGCGCAAAGGCTGCTCTGATGGGATTGGGGCTGATGGTCCGGGCGATTGACGGCGAGCCTGAGATGCAGCCGTTGCTGTCGCTTCTGGCGTCTAACGAGGGCCAGAACTGATGCGCCGCATGTCCGCTGTGACCGCCGAGCAGTTCAACCAGTTCCTTGTCGAGCACCCTGACCTTGAACAGCGCCGCGTCGGCGGGACGGTCTGCTACGTCGAGGCTGGGGAGTGGCCTGACAATCTGGTCGCGAGCTTTGTGCCTGCTGGCGGCATTCGCAGGCGGGACGGCGCATGGCGCGTAGGTGTGGACGAGTTAGATGCCGAACCGCTGTCCTGAGTGCGACGGTCGCGGCATTCAAGGGCCGCACTTTCCATCCATTGGCGAGCGCGCCGAGGACTTCATCTGCAAGCGGTGTGATGGCAGCGGCTACGTCACGCCGGCATGGGGGCCGCCACGCAAACCCGAAATCAAGAACCCCGCCACAGCCGGGTAATGCTGTGCCGCACCGACGCGGTTCGTCGGGCTCTCGTACTGGTGCGTTCACCAGGCTAACCCACAGGGTTCCCCTACATGTCCGAAGAAAATGTGGATGCCGTCACCGGTAGCCAGCCGACCATGCCTGCCGAAACGATTGCCACCGAATCCGCTTCTGTCGGCGGCGCGACTGACGTTCCCGTTGAGGAAGCCGAGCCGACTTCTGAGGCGGAGGCCGCCCCTGCAACGCAGCAGGAAGCAGAAGCCGCCGAACCATCGGACGCTGGCGATGCGAAGCCGGAAAAGATGGACTGGCGCGAGCGTCGCCGCATTGAGGAGACCAACAAGCGCAAGGCCGCCGAAGCCGAGCTGGAAAAGGCACGAGCCGAGCTGGCGAAGCTGAGAGGCACCCCCGCTCCAGACGCCACGCAGCCCACAGGCGCCGCGAAGACGGAGGCCGAAATCCGCGCCGAGGCTGTCCAGCAGGCCAAGCTTGAGCTGGCTATGGAAGCGCAGCAGGAAGCCTTCCACAAGGCCACTGGGCGCGTGCTTGAGGCCGGCCGCGCCGACTACCCGGATTTCGACGCCAAGCGTGCCGAGATGATCACCTATTTCGGCGACCATCTGGCGCAGCGTCCCGACTTCTTCGAGGCCATTGTCGACCTCGAAAACGGCCATGACGTGTTCTATGCGCTCGCAAAGGACCCGGAGCAGGCCGAGCAGATCCTGACGATGCCGCCGGTCAAGATGGCGCTGAAGCTGTCTCAGCTTTCGTCGTCCATCTCCAAGCCGTCCACCTCGGCGCCCCCGAAACCAATCTCGCGCGCTCCTGCCCCGATCACGCCGGTCGGCGGAACGCCGCAGTACACGGATCGTCTCGATGACGAGGCCGCGCCCATGGACAAATGGGCAGGCCAGTTTCTCAAGCAGATGGCCGGTCGCGGCCGATAAGGCGCTGCGACTGACCACAGACTAAGCCGACCCGCAGGGATACGCGGGGCTCACCGCACCGGACGGAATGCCGGGTAGCGCTCGAAAATCTTCGGTCACGGGCACCGAAAACAACTGCTGCGGAAAGGCAGCAATCCCCTCATCCGTGACCCAAAGGAGCGCTCCCTATGGCTGGGAACTCTATTCTCACTATCGACATGATCACCCGTGCGGCCGTGTCGCTGTTCAAGAACAGCAACATGTTCATCCGCAATATCGACACGCAGTACGATAGCCAGTTCGCTATCGACGGCGCCAAGATCGGTGATACCCTGCGCATCCGCCTGCCGAACGACTTCACTGTCCGTACCGGCACCGCGATCAGCATCCAGGACACTGCGGAAAAGTACACTTCGCTGGCCCTCGCCACTCAGAAGGGCGTTGACGTGGCGTTCTCGACCGCTGAACGCACCCTGAAGTTGGACGACTATTCCGAACGCGTCCTGCTGCCGATGATGAACGACCTCGCCGGCAACATCGCTGCCGACATCATGTCGGACGTTGAAGGCAATGTCTGCAATCTGGTGGCCAACACCGATGGCTCGGGCAACATCATCAACCCGACGTCCTCGACGTTCCTCCGGGCTCAGGCCGCGCTCAACGACAACTCTGCCCCGCAGATGCCCGGCCGCAAGGTCGCGCTGGAGCAGTACACCGAGGCGGCTATCGTCAACTCGCTGACTGGCCTGTTCAACCCGTCTCAGGCGATCACCGACCAGTACCAGACTGGCCAGATGAAGAATGCCCTCGGGTTCGACTTCTTCATGGACCAGACCGTCATCAAGCACACCACCGGCTCGTTCACTGCCGGCACGGTGTCGGGTGCGGGTCAGACCGGCTCGACCATCACCACGTCGGCCATCACCGGCACGCTCAAGAAGGGTGACATCATCACCATTCAGGGCGTCAACGCGGTGAACTGGGTGACCAAGGAATCGACGGGGCGCCTGCGTCAGTTCGTCGTGACTGCGGACGTTGCCAGCGGCGGCACTTCGATCTCGGTCTATCCGTCCATCGTCCCCCCGGTGAACGGCAGCAAGGTCCAGTATCAGTCGGTCGACTCCAGCCCGGCCAGCGGCGCGAACCTCTATCTCGCCACGCCGGCTGACAGCACCTACATCAAGAACGTCGCCTACTCCCCCAAGGCCGTCACCATGGCCACGGCGGACCTCGTTCTGCCCCGTGGTGTCCATGAAGCCGCCCGTCGCGTCTATGACGGCATCTCCATGCGCATGATCACGGACTACGTGCTTGGCACCGACCAGCTCGCGACCCGCCTTGACGTGATCTACGGCAAGACCTGGCTGCGTGGCCAGTGGGGCGTCATCGTGGCCGATACCGTCACCACCTGACCTGACAACCAAGAACCGGCGGCCCGCTTCGGTGGGCCGCTGCATCCCCAAGGAGTGCGACAATGTCCTATATCTTTCAGGAATATCCCAAGTGGGTTCGCGCCGCTGGGGTGCCAGACAAGCTGGTCAAGACCGAGGACGAGGAGCGTGCATTCTTCGAGGCGCTGCCCCCGATCAAACCCGCGCCGAAACTGCCGCAGCTCGATCATGACGGCGATGGAGAGCCCGGCGGCTCAACTGCCCCGGACGAAGACGTGGCCGATCTGCGCAAGGCCTATCAGGCCAAGTTCGGCAAGCGCCCGTTCCCCGGCTGGAAGGCCGACAAGCTGAAGTCCATGATTGAAGGCACCGACGCATGACAACCGCAGGCGAACTCATCGGGCTTTCACTCCGGGAGGCCGGCGTCGTCGGTATTGGGCAGCAGCCCATGGCCACCGATTTCAACGACGCGATGCGCATCTTGAACGCCATGATGGCGCAGT from Planctomycetaceae bacterium carries:
- a CDS encoding portal protein, which translates into the protein MADEDTSGLTGDAKIIAEAKKRFEYCQAWEADYREKEGHDLKFANGDPENNWQWEEQLRTYRQDRNKPCLTINKVRQHNLQVINDAKQNKPGVNIRPVGDGATYQAAQVFEGVVRHIEYISNAEVAYDTATMFQVESGTGYWRVIHDYLPESFDQEIYIRRIKDPDSVYLDPDINEVDGSDARYGFVFEDVPRDEFEKQYPKFKEDGGSTVLGSANDGWISSEHVRVAEYYTKEQKRDRLVAFIDPFTGAQIIKLWSKLKPEAREVYEGQKEADPAAVSERSVLRDNIMWYKIAGNKIVDRRECPGTYIPIVRVIGEETIIDGKMDRKGHTRYMKDAQRMYNYWSSEATAQVALQTKTPWVVPAEGIENLEEYWSRANVDNAAVLPYNMYTEDGKQLGKPDRVQPPVMASAYVQGMQITQNEMMMSSGQYQSQFGQNENATSGRAINERQRQGDNATYHFIDNLGIAIRFTGKILIQWIPLIYDTQRVVKIMAKDGTESEVQIDPQQPAAVIEQQVAEKEASVIFNPNVGRYEVQADVGPGYATRRQEAFNAMTQIAAQNKEFMQIGGDLLWKAADFPMADELAERWQKTIPPALLGDGPNPAEQKLGQQLDQAMGMIEELQGKLKDQEVDKAVKVQDSNIRGFDAETKRIAAIGNAGPYVTMDQVQPLIMQTIMQMLGNGAPGEGGLPMPAPSMPEPAPMPPMGQNLPPENGFVPEPMMPGAPPMPPGAFPQGGF
- a CDS encoding P22 phage major capsid protein family protein; this translates as MAGNSILTIDMITRAAVSLFKNSNMFIRNIDTQYDSQFAIDGAKIGDTLRIRLPNDFTVRTGTAISIQDTAEKYTSLALATQKGVDVAFSTAERTLKLDDYSERVLLPMMNDLAGNIAADIMSDVEGNVCNLVANTDGSGNIINPTSSTFLRAQAALNDNSAPQMPGRKVALEQYTEAAIVNSLTGLFNPSQAITDQYQTGQMKNALGFDFFMDQTVIKHTTGSFTAGTVSGAGQTGSTITTSAITGTLKKGDIITIQGVNAVNWVTKESTGRLRQFVVTADVASGGTSISVYPSIVPPVNGSKVQYQSVDSSPASGANLYLATPADSTYIKNVAYSPKAVTMATADLVLPRGVHEAARRVYDGISMRMITDYVLGTDQLATRLDVIYGKTWLRGQWGVIVADTVTT